A single Triticum dicoccoides isolate Atlit2015 ecotype Zavitan chromosome 2A, WEW_v2.0, whole genome shotgun sequence DNA region contains:
- the LOC119353732 gene encoding heavy metal-associated isoprenylated plant protein 23-like, translating into MGVGGTLEYLSGLLGGGGGHGHGHGHGNRRRRKQMQTVELKVSMDCEGCERKVKNALSSMKGVRSVNINRKQQKVTVAGYADASKVLRKAQSTGKKAEIWPYVPYSQVSQPYVAGTYDKRAPAGYVRSQEPGYGNVSGQVSRQDDQLTDMFNDDNANSCAVM; encoded by the exons ATGGGAGTGGGGGGCACCTTGGAGTACCTGTCCGGGCTGCTGGGGGGcggcggaggccatggccatggccacggccacggcaacaggaggaggaggaagcagatgCAGACGGTGGAGCTCAAGGTCAGCATGGACTGCGAGGGGTGCGAGCGCAAGGTCAAGAACGCGCTCTCCTCCATGAAAG GGGTCCGATCAGTGAACATCAACAGGAAGCAGCAGAAGGTGACGGTGGCGGGGTACGCGGATGCCAGCAAGGTGCTGAGGAAGGCGCAGTCCACGGGGAAGAAGGCCGAGATATGGCCCTACGTGCCCTACAGCCAGGTCAGCCAGCCCTACGTCGCCGGCACCTACGACAAGCGGGCCCCCGCCGGCTACGTCAGGAGCCAGGAGCCCGGCTACGGCAACGTGTCCGGCCAGGTCAGCAGGCAGGACGACCAGCTCACCGACATGTTCAACGACGACAACGCCAACTCCTGCGCCGTCATGTGA